Proteins encoded in a region of the Scyliorhinus torazame isolate Kashiwa2021f chromosome 1, sScyTor2.1, whole genome shotgun sequence genome:
- the b3gnt2b gene encoding N-acetyllactosaminide beta-1,3-N-acetylglucosaminyltransferase 2, whose translation MSVGRKRTKLVGILMMVNFFIYIVVEISRSGHQDTNSSKKMIISNSVFWKPLVHIKPYWNREQHKLDELYNPITAALHNRTVMENLNITTMFTCEPNAQLKDEISNFDSLPDRFKDFLTYLRCRSYPLIIDQPTKCQNKPVLLLAIKSLESHFDRRQAIRQSWGNEGTIGNKTVARIFLLGKSSPADDFPNLSNMLKFESNQHRDILLWDYRDTFFNLTLKEVLFLEWVSKSCSDIQYIFKGDDDVFVNTVQILEYLNTLDKDKAKDLFIGDVITNAGPHREKKLKYYVPESIFEGVYPPYAGGGGFLYSGYLAKRLHNVSYQVALYPIDDVYTGMCLRKLGLAPEKHKGFRTFDILQKDRHVTCAYKNLILVHSRNPQEMIRIWSRLQDPKLKC comes from the coding sequence ATGAGTGTTGGACGCAAAAGGACGAAGCTGGTGGGAATTTTGATGATGGTAAACTTCTTCATTTATATAGTTGTAGAGATTTCACGGAGTGGCCACCAAGACACAAACTCTAGCAAAAAGATGATCATTTCTAACAGTGTATTTTGGAAGCCGCTTGTTCATATTAAACCGTACTGGAATCGAGAACAGCACAAACTCGACGAATTGTACAACCCTATTACTGCTGCTCTACATAACAGAACCGTGATGGAGAACTTAAACATTACAACTATGTTTACATGTGAACCTAACGCTCAGTTAAAGGATGAGATCAGTAATTTTGATTCTTTGCCGGACCGTTTCAAGGATTTTCTAACCTACCTGCGATGTAGGAGCTATCCCTTAATAATTGACCAACCAACCAAATGCCAGAATAAACCTGTACTGCTACTGGCTATAAAATCACTGGAATCTCACTTTGATAGAAGGCAGGCCATACGTCAGTCATGGGGGAATGAAGGAACTATAGGGAATAAGACAGTTGCTAGGATCTTtttacttgggaagtcatctccagCAGATGATTTTCCTAACCTCTCAAATATGCTGAAGTTTGAGAGTAATCAGCACCGAGATATTCTTTTGTGGGATTACAGAGACACATTCTTTAATCTAACTTTGAAAGAAGTGTTGTTTCTGGAGTGGGTCAGTAAATCATGTTCTGATATTCAATACATTTTTAAAGGTGATGATGATGTCTTTGTAAACACAGTACAGATTCTAGAATACTTGAACACGCTGGACAAGGACAAAGCCAAAGATCTGTTTATTGGTGATGTTATTACAAATGCAGGACCTCATCGAGAGAAGAAACTGAAATACTATGTTCCAGAGAGTATATTTGAAGGGGTGTATCCTCCCTATGCTGGTGGAGGTGGGTTTCTTTATTCTGGATACTTGGCAAAGAGACTCCATAATGTATCATACCAAGTAGCACTCTATCCAATTGATGATGTGTATACTGGGATGTGCCTTAGAAAACTTGGCCTTGCTCCAGAAAAACACAAAGGTTTCAGGACTTTTGATATACTACAAAAAGATAGACATGTTACCTGTGCATATAAAAACTTAATATTAGTCCACAGCAGAAATCCTCAAGAAATGATAAGAATCTGGAGCAGGCTGCAGGATCCTAAACTGAAATGTTGA